Proteins found in one Paraburkholderia caballeronis genomic segment:
- the araH gene encoding L-arabinose ABC transporter permease AraH: protein MQARENLAAEAAKNVAQGVAHNAADALVPSTSDRQKWWQQITEYSLIVIFAIMFVTMSLTVDHFFSIENMLGLALSISQIGMVACTMMFCLASRDFDLSVGSTVAFAGVLCAMVLNATDNTFIAIIAAVAAGAAIGFVNGAVIAYLRINALITTLATMEIVRGLGFIVSHGQAVGVSSDTFIELGVTSFFGVSLPIWVTLVCFIVFGVMLNHTVYGRNTLAIGGNPEASRLAGINVERTRVWIFLIQGAVTALAGVILASRITSGQPNAAEGFELNVISACVLGGVSLLGGRATISGVVIGVLIMGTVENVMNLLNIDAFYQYLVRGAILLAAVLLDQLKNRGARD, encoded by the coding sequence ATGCAAGCTAGAGAAAACCTCGCGGCCGAGGCGGCGAAGAACGTCGCGCAGGGCGTCGCGCACAACGCGGCCGACGCGCTGGTCCCGAGCACCAGCGATCGCCAGAAGTGGTGGCAGCAGATCACCGAATACAGCCTGATCGTGATCTTCGCGATCATGTTCGTGACGATGTCGCTGACGGTCGACCATTTCTTCTCGATCGAGAACATGCTCGGCCTCGCGCTGTCGATCTCGCAGATCGGCATGGTCGCGTGCACGATGATGTTCTGCCTCGCGTCGCGCGACTTCGACCTGTCGGTCGGCTCGACGGTCGCGTTCGCGGGCGTGCTGTGCGCGATGGTGCTGAACGCGACCGACAACACGTTCATCGCGATCATCGCGGCGGTCGCGGCCGGCGCGGCGATCGGCTTCGTGAACGGCGCGGTGATCGCGTATCTGCGGATCAACGCGCTCATTACGACGCTCGCGACGATGGAGATCGTGCGCGGCCTCGGGTTCATCGTGTCGCACGGCCAGGCGGTCGGCGTGTCGTCGGACACGTTCATCGAACTCGGCGTCACGTCGTTCTTCGGCGTGTCGCTGCCGATCTGGGTCACGCTGGTCTGCTTCATCGTGTTCGGCGTGATGCTGAACCACACGGTCTACGGGCGCAACACGCTCGCGATCGGCGGCAACCCGGAGGCGTCGCGGCTCGCGGGGATCAACGTGGAGCGCACGCGCGTGTGGATCTTCCTGATCCAGGGCGCGGTGACCGCGCTCGCGGGCGTCATCCTCGCGTCGCGGATCACGTCGGGCCAGCCGAACGCGGCCGAAGGTTTCGAGCTGAACGTGATCTCCGCGTGCGTGCTCGGCGGCGTGTCGCTGCTCGGCGGGCGCGCGACGATCTCCGGCGTCGTGATCGGCGTGCTGATCATGGGCACCGTCGAGAACGTGATGAACCTGCTGAATATCGACGCGTTTTACCAGTACCTCGTGCGCGGCGCGATCCTGCTCGCGGCGGTGCTGCTCGACCAGTTGAAGAACCGCGGCGCGCGCGACTGA
- the araG gene encoding L-arabinose ABC transporter ATP-binding protein AraG yields MSATLRFDNIGKVFPGVRALEGVSFDVQAGQVHGLMGENGAGKSTLLKILGGEYQPDSGRILIDGNEVRFPDAAASIGAGVAVIHQELQYVPDLTVAENLLLGALPNAFGWVRRREARQFVRERLAAMGVDLDPAAKLRKLSIAQRQMVEICKALLRNARVIALDEPTSSLSHRETEVLFKLVRELRADQRALIYISHRMDEIYELCDACTIFRDGRKIASHDTLDGVKRETLVAEMVGREITDIYNYTPRETGDVRLSVRGVEGHPLAEPASFDVRAGEIVGFFGLVGAGRSELMQLIYGARRKRAGELALDGKPIRVRSAGEAIRHGIVLCPEDRKEQGIIAIASVSENINISCRRHFLRAGMFLDRRKEAETADRFIKLLKIRTPSRRQKIRFLSGGNQQKAILSRWLAEPDLKVVILDEPTRGIDVGAKHEIYNVIYQLAARGCAIVMVSSELPEVLGVSDRIVVMREGRIAGELPRSAASEHAVLDLALPQRSHAQAA; encoded by the coding sequence GTGTCAGCGACGCTGCGTTTTGACAATATCGGCAAGGTGTTCCCCGGCGTGCGTGCGCTGGAGGGCGTGTCGTTCGACGTGCAGGCCGGCCAGGTGCATGGGCTGATGGGCGAGAACGGCGCGGGCAAGTCCACGCTGCTGAAGATCCTCGGCGGCGAGTACCAGCCGGACTCGGGCCGCATCCTGATCGACGGCAACGAGGTGCGTTTTCCGGATGCGGCGGCGTCGATCGGCGCGGGCGTCGCGGTGATCCACCAGGAACTGCAGTACGTGCCGGATCTGACGGTGGCGGAGAACCTGCTGCTCGGCGCGCTGCCGAACGCGTTCGGCTGGGTGCGCCGGCGCGAGGCGCGGCAGTTCGTGCGCGAGCGGCTCGCGGCGATGGGCGTCGACCTCGACCCGGCCGCGAAGCTGCGCAAGCTGTCGATCGCGCAGCGGCAAATGGTCGAGATCTGCAAGGCGCTGTTGCGCAACGCGCGCGTGATCGCGCTCGACGAGCCGACCAGTTCGCTGTCGCACCGCGAAACCGAAGTGCTGTTCAAGCTCGTGCGCGAACTGCGCGCGGACCAGCGCGCCCTGATCTACATCTCGCACCGGATGGACGAGATCTACGAACTGTGCGACGCGTGCACGATTTTCCGCGACGGCCGCAAGATCGCGTCGCACGACACGCTCGACGGCGTGAAGCGCGAAACGCTCGTCGCCGAGATGGTCGGCCGCGAGATCACCGACATCTACAACTACACGCCGCGCGAGACGGGCGACGTGCGGCTGTCGGTGCGCGGCGTGGAAGGGCATCCGCTCGCGGAGCCGGCGAGCTTCGACGTGCGCGCGGGCGAGATCGTCGGCTTTTTCGGGCTCGTCGGCGCGGGGCGCAGCGAGCTGATGCAGCTGATCTACGGCGCGCGCAGGAAACGCGCGGGCGAACTGGCGCTGGACGGCAAGCCGATCCGCGTGAGGAGCGCGGGCGAGGCGATCCGCCACGGCATCGTGCTGTGTCCGGAGGACCGCAAGGAGCAGGGCATCATCGCGATCGCGTCGGTGTCCGAGAACATCAACATCAGTTGCCGCCGGCACTTCCTGCGCGCGGGGATGTTCCTCGACCGCCGCAAGGAGGCCGAGACGGCGGACCGCTTCATCAAGCTCCTGAAGATCCGCACGCCGAGCCGCCGCCAGAAGATCCGCTTCCTGTCGGGCGGCAACCAGCAGAAGGCGATCCTGTCGCGCTGGCTCGCGGAGCCGGACCTGAAGGTCGTGATTCTCGACGAGCCGACGCGCGGCATCGACGTCGGCGCGAAACACGAAATCTACAACGTGATCTATCAACTGGCCGCGCGCGGCTGCGCGATCGTGATGGTGTCGTCGGAACTGCCGGAAGTGCTCGGCGTGTCGGACCGCATCGTCGTGATGCGCGAAGGCCGCATCGCGGGCGAGTTGCCGCGCAGCGCGGCGAGCGAGCACGCGGTGCTCGATCTCGCGCTGCCGCAGCGTTCGCACGCGCAGGCGGCATAG
- a CDS encoding SMP-30/gluconolactonase/LRE family protein, translating to MSGVSGNTEATLAVDARNALGEGATWCARTGRLYWVDIEGARLWRYDPSDGSREGWPMPERLATFALCDDPRLLLLGLASRLAFFDLDSGRIDPLVEIEPDLNTRVNDGRCDRQGRFVFGTKDEGSPLSAVGGFYRLNRDLSLERLPLPAPAISNSIAFSPDGATMYYCDSPRREIRACDYGADGRIANDRRFVALAEADGVPDGSTVDADGGLWNAQWGGARVVRYDASGRETERVTVPTPQPSCVTLGGARLTTLYVTSAREEMSPAALAGNPHAGGIFAAEVGRRGLPEPVFAGAPRG from the coding sequence ATGAGCGGCGTGAGCGGCAATACGGAAGCGACGCTGGCGGTCGATGCGCGCAACGCGCTCGGCGAGGGCGCGACGTGGTGTGCGCGCACGGGCCGGCTGTACTGGGTCGATATCGAAGGCGCGCGGCTGTGGCGCTACGATCCGTCCGACGGTTCGCGCGAAGGATGGCCGATGCCGGAGCGGCTCGCGACGTTCGCGCTGTGCGACGACCCGCGACTACTGCTGCTCGGGCTCGCATCGCGGCTCGCGTTCTTCGATCTGGACAGCGGGCGGATCGACCCGCTCGTCGAGATCGAGCCGGACCTGAACACGCGCGTGAACGACGGCCGTTGCGATCGCCAGGGCCGCTTCGTGTTCGGCACGAAGGACGAGGGCTCGCCGCTGTCGGCTGTCGGCGGCTTCTACCGGCTGAACCGCGACCTGTCGCTGGAACGCCTGCCGCTGCCTGCGCCCGCGATCTCGAACAGCATCGCGTTCAGCCCGGACGGCGCGACGATGTACTACTGCGATTCGCCGCGGCGCGAGATCCGCGCGTGCGATTACGGCGCGGACGGCCGCATCGCGAACGACCGCCGCTTCGTCGCGCTCGCGGAGGCGGACGGCGTGCCGGACGGCTCGACCGTCGATGCGGACGGCGGCCTGTGGAACGCGCAGTGGGGCGGCGCGCGCGTCGTGCGCTACGATGCGTCGGGCCGCGAGACCGAACGTGTAACCGTTCCCACGCCGCAGCCTAGCTGCGTTACGCTCGGCGGTGCGCGGCTGACGACGCTCTACGTGACGAGCGCGCGTGAAGAGATGAGTCCGGCTGCGCTCGCCGGCAATCCGCATGCGGGCGGCATATTCGCCGCCGAAGTCGGCCGGCGCGGATT
- a CDS encoding SDR family NAD(P)-dependent oxidoreductase has protein sequence MPSPENVQRDAAHQRFARYPSLVDRVVLITGGATGIGASFVEHFAAQGARVAFVDIDTSAGTALADALGDLRHAPLFVPCDLTDVDALRAAVADVKSALGPVEVLVNNAANDRRHALAEVTPESFDAGIAVNVRHQLFAAQAVAGDMKAARAGSIINLGSISWMLKNAGYPVYVMSKSAVQGLTRGLARELGAYGVRVNTLVPGWVMTDKQKRLWLDDAGRRALKEGQLIDAELLPADLARMALFLAADDSGMITAQDIVVDGGWA, from the coding sequence ATGCCGTCTCCAGAAAACGTGCAGCGCGACGCCGCCCATCAGCGGTTCGCGCGTTATCCGAGCCTCGTCGATCGCGTCGTGCTGATCACCGGCGGCGCGACCGGGATCGGCGCGTCGTTCGTCGAGCATTTCGCGGCGCAGGGCGCGCGCGTCGCGTTCGTCGATATCGACACAAGCGCCGGCACCGCGCTCGCGGACGCGCTCGGCGACCTGCGCCACGCGCCGCTGTTCGTGCCGTGCGACCTGACCGACGTCGACGCGCTGCGCGCGGCGGTCGCGGACGTGAAGTCCGCGCTCGGCCCGGTCGAAGTGCTCGTGAACAACGCGGCGAACGACCGCCGCCACGCGCTCGCGGAGGTGACGCCCGAATCGTTCGACGCGGGCATCGCGGTGAACGTGCGGCATCAGCTGTTCGCCGCGCAGGCGGTTGCCGGAGACATGAAGGCCGCGCGCGCCGGCTCGATCATCAATCTCGGCTCGATCAGCTGGATGCTGAAGAACGCCGGGTACCCGGTGTACGTGATGAGCAAGTCGGCGGTGCAGGGTTTGACGCGCGGGCTCGCGCGCGAACTCGGCGCGTATGGCGTGCGGGTGAACACGCTGGTGCCGGGCTGGGTGATGACGGACAAGCAGAAGCGGCTGTGGCTCGACGACGCCGGCCGGCGCGCGCTGAAGGAAGGCCAGTTGATCGACGCGGAACTGCTGCCCGCCGATCTCGCGCGGATGGCGCTGTTCCTCGCGGCCGACGACAGCGGGATGATCACCGCGCAGGACATCGTCGTCGATGGAGGCTGGGCATGA